From the genome of Bradyrhizobium sp. ORS 278:
CGCCCGACGTCGACAGCGTGATGCGGCGGCGGGAGATGCCGATGCCCTCGTTGTCGGAGACGATCAGCAGCGCGTCGCGCACCGCTTCGAAATTGTACAGCGGCTCGCCCATGCCCATCATCACGATGTTGGTGATGAGGCGATTGCCGTGCGGCGTTTCGCGATCGGCCCAGTCATTGAGGCGATCGCGGGCGACCATGATCTGGCCGACGATCTCGCCCGCGGTGAGATTGCGCACCAGACGCTGCGTACCGGTGTGGCAGAACGCGCAGTTCAGCGTGCAGCCGACCTGGGAAGAGACGCACAGGGTGCCGCGGTCGGTCTCCGGAATGTAGACGCATTCGACCTCGTGCGCCTTCTGCAGGTCGTCGCCGCTCGGCAGCCGTAGCAGCCATTTGCGGGTGCCGTCATTGGAGATCTGCTCGGCCACGACCTCGGGACGGTCGACGGTGAAGCGCTCGGCCAGGCCGTTGCGCGTGTCCTTCGACACCGAGGTCATCTCGTCGAACGATCGGGCGCCGCGGAAGTAGAGCCAATGCCACAGCTGCTGCACCCGCATCTTCTGCTGCCGCTCCGGCACGCCGATGTCGCCGAGCCTGGCCGCCAGCTCCGCGCGCGACAGACCGATCAGCGACGGCTTGGCCGGCGGCACGTAGGTTTCGAGCGGAATCTTTTCGAGGGGCGCGGCGGCGTCGCGCAGCCCGGCAGTCGTTGCCATGTCCAGGGGCCCAAAATGCTGCCCGGCCGCTGCGGCCTGAGGCTTTCAACGGGTCTATATAGCAATTCGGCCGCCAAAAGCGACCCGCAAGACCAGCGGCGGTATCGGCGGGCCGCTAGCGGCGGCAGTCCTGGGCAATCCGGTCAAGCGCCTGCGCGAGGCCCTTCAGCGAGAACACGTCCGTCGTCTCCGTGCCCTTGGCCGAGACGCCCTTGACCACGGCCTCGGGCGCCTTGCGCATGGCCTCGACCATGCGTTCCTCCTCCGCCGCGTTCTTGATCCAGAGCCCGTCGCCCTGGGCGTACATCGCGTAGGACGCACCGCCGACGTCAAGCGAGCCGTCCGCACCGGGCTTGAGCGCGTAGCCGATCATGATCGACACCTCGTTGAACACCTTCTCGGACGGCCGGGTCGAGACGAAGGCATAGGCGGGGTCGCGCGGGCGATTGGCCGGATTGGTCTTGGAGGAGGTCGGCTTGGCCAGCGCGAAGCAGACCTTCTTACCAGCCGGCATCGCCGTATAGGCGCCCCATCCACCGTACTGGCCGATCAAGGTCGGTTCCGCGCCACCGATGCTCGGTACCGCCGGCTTTGCGTCGGCCTTGGGTGCGGCCTTCGGCTGCGGAGCGGGCGCAGCCTTCGGTGGCGCCTTGGGCGAAGCCGTCTGGGCGTGCGCCAAGCTCGATGCTCCGAGCACAAGTGCGCCAGCCAGCGCTGTCGGCAATCGCAAAAACAACATGATTAAGCTGAGCCCCCGCGATCTCGTCCACCAACATTGTGACTGGAAAATGGCCCGGATTCGCAGACGGCCCTTGGGCGAGGGATAGCGGCTCAGCCTCCACTTGCAAAGACTCTGGTGAACCCACCTGGTCCGTTCGCTCGACACCACCGTGACGATACCGGGGTTCCCACCTCGCAGACGGCTGGCTCACCCGATGATCGTCGTGATGTTCCGACAGGCGGGATTTGCCGGCGGCCACGCGACGCATTGCGCGCGTTGCCGATTGTCGCGGGAACGCAAATCCGGCATGACGTTGCAAAAGCCGGGCACGATCCGGACAACACCCCAAGGAGCGCGCCCGTGAAAGCCATTCTCTGCTCGCAATTCTGTCAGCCCGACGATCTCGTTCTTGCCGAGGTGCCCGATCCGGTGGCCGGACCCGGCGAGGCCGTGATTGCGATCAAAGCGGCGGCGCTGAACTTCTTCGACATCCTGATGATCCAGGGCAAGTACCAGATCAAGCCGCCGTTCCCGTTCTCGCCGGGTGCGGAGGTCGCGGGAATCATCGAGAGCGTTGGCGACGGCGTGACGGATCTCAAGGTCGGCGATCGCGTCGTCGCGTCCTGCGGTCATAACGGCGCGCGCGAGAAGATCGCGCTGCCGGCTGCCGCGATCGTCAAGATTCCCGATCATCTCGACTTTGATCGAGCCGCCGGCATCATCATCATCTACGGCACGGCGCTACATGCGCTCGAGGACCGCGCCAGCCCCAAGCCCGGCGAGACGCTGGCCGTGCTCGGTGCGGCCGGCGGCACCGGCCTCGCGGCCTGCGAGCTCGGCCAGCTGATGGGGCTGAAGGTGATCGCCTGCGCCTCCTCGGACGAGAAGCTTGCATTCGCGAAGCAACACGGTGCGACGCTGACCTTGAACTACGCGAAAGACGATCTGAAGGAAGGCCTGCGCCGGCTGACCGACGGCAAGGGCGCCGACATCATCTTCGATCCCGTCGGCGGCACCTATGCCGAGGCCGCGTTGCGCTCGATCGCATGGGAGGGCCGCTTCCTGGTGATCGGCTTTGCCGCGGGCGATATTCCGAAGATGCCGCTCAACCTGGCGCTGCTGAAGGGCTGTGACATCCGCGGCGTGTTCTGGGGCGCCTGGACCCGGCTCAACCCGGCCAAGAACCGCGCCAATCTCGAGAAGCTCGTGCAGTGGACCGCCGACGGCAAGCTGTCGTCGCATGTCGACCGCACCTTCCCGCTCGCGCAGACCGCCGATGCGCTCAAGGTGCTGGCCGGCCGGCAGGCCATGGGCAAGGTGATCCTGCACCCTTGACGGTCCCTCCGAAGACGACTTGAGCCGGAGTCCGGCGAGGTGTTCATCTCGCCGGCGGAACTGATCCGGTCGATGGAACGGTAACGCCCTCTGCCCTGAGTGAATGGTCGTCACACGCCAGCAATGGTTGCGTCGGTGTTGCGAGAAAGTCGCGTCTTCGCTCGAATCTCACCGGGCTGGCCGCCGGATGACTGCAACCTCTGGCAGAAAATCCGAAAACGAGCTTTTTTTGGTTAACGCAACTCAACCACATTGTGGCAGGGTTAATTAAGCACCTTGGTCGTTGTTATATCGAGGCTTCCTATGCTGCTGCGCTGCTATCTCGCAAGTGCGTCGCCACAATCAGATCAAAAAATTTCCAGAATCATGCCGGGTCTCGTCCACTTTTAGTCGGATTCAATTAGTCAATTCGTTGTCGGCAGTGGGGTGCCTCCAGCAATCGTGACGTGTCTCGGGCTTCTGACGGGCTCGGGACGTCGAAGTATGTTGCGTGAAGTGAGATGGGGATGAAGGCCATGGCTGAACGGACGACACGTGGACGGTTCGACGACCGATCATCAACCGGTCCTGAGTTCAGGCCGTTTCCTGATGATCCGCCGCAGGATCGCCCGCAGACCTATCGGTTCGGCCGGTCCGCCCAGGATCATTATCCCAACGACGAATCGATGCCGATGTTCCTGTCCGAATACGAGGCCGGGCATCAGATCGAGAGCACCGAGTTCGACGACCAATGGCCCGTGCGGGCGCGGCGGACCTCGGTCTCCTCCCGAATTCTTCTCGCCGTCGTCGCGGCCGCCGGTGTGGCCGTACTGTTCGCGCTGGTCACGTCCGACGCGACGCGCGACCTGATCGCCAGCGCCAAGGCATCCATGGTCGGCTCCGCGCCGGACCCGACCGCTCCGCCGCAGCCCAGCGCCACCCAGCTGACCGCGCGCGACATGCAGTTGAACGAGCCCGCGCGCGTCACGCCGGAGCCGCAGCCGATGGCCGCGCCCGCTGCAGCAGCAGCGGCGGCACCCGTGCAGATGGCGGCCGTCACGCCGAGCCGCGATGATATCGCCAACGCCTACCAGACGGCGCTGCAGAACCGCGTTCCGACGCCGCCGGCGCCGCCCGCTCCAAGCGTAGCCACGGCGCCCCCGGCGATGACGCCGCCGTCCATGACCTCTCCGGGCGCTGGCGCCGCAATCGTGGCGCCAGGTCTGGGGTCCGTCACCGCCGCGCCGCCGCCCGCGCAAGCCCGCCGCCTGGATCCGGATGAGCTGGCTGGCATCATGAAGCGCGCCAAGGGACTGCTGGCAGCGGGTGACATTCCCTCCGCCCGCCTCCTGCTCGAGCGAGCCGCCGAGGCGCAGGAGCCGGCCGCGGCGCTGATGTTGGCGCAGACTTACGATCCCCACGTGCTGGGCACCAAGGACATCCGCAACATCAACGCCGATCCGGCCGCGGCGCGCAACTGGTATCGCCGCGCGGCGCAACTCGGCTCCGCGGAAGCGCAGCGCCGGCTCGATCAGCTGCAGAATTGAACCCACGTGACGGCAGCGATGCCGCCACGTTTGATTTTTTTGTTTCACGCATGATTTTCGAGTCGGTCATGGGCAACGCCGGGGATGATCTGGCGTTGCGCCCGTTTCGGCCCGCGATCATGTGCCGGCTCAATCGAGGGTGACACATGCGACGTCTGATTGGAGCGGCCGTGGCCGCAGTGCTGATTGCGTGCGGCTTTGCTGCCCACGCCGAGGAGAGCGAGTTCGATCCGGCCAAGGTCAGCGACAGCCTGAAGGCGATCTTCCAGTTCGGCTCGGT
Proteins encoded in this window:
- a CDS encoding invasion associated locus B family protein — translated: MLFLRLPTALAGALVLGASSLAHAQTASPKAPPKAAPAPQPKAAPKADAKPAVPSIGGAEPTLIGQYGGWGAYTAMPAGKKVCFALAKPTSSKTNPANRPRDPAYAFVSTRPSEKVFNEVSIMIGYALKPGADGSLDVGGASYAMYAQGDGLWIKNAAEEERMVEAMRKAPEAVVKGVSAKGTETTDVFSLKGLAQALDRIAQDCRR
- the rlmN gene encoding 23S rRNA (adenine(2503)-C(2))-methyltransferase RlmN, whose amino-acid sequence is MATTAGLRDAAAPLEKIPLETYVPPAKPSLIGLSRAELAARLGDIGVPERQQKMRVQQLWHWLYFRGARSFDEMTSVSKDTRNGLAERFTVDRPEVVAEQISNDGTRKWLLRLPSGDDLQKAHEVECVYIPETDRGTLCVSSQVGCTLNCAFCHTGTQRLVRNLTAGEIVGQIMVARDRLNDWADRETPHGNRLITNIVMMGMGEPLYNFEAVRDALLIVSDNEGIGISRRRITLSTSGVVPNIKRAGEEIGVMLAISLHAVRDELRNELVPLNRKYPIAELLQACRDYPGASNARRITFEYVMLKGVNDSLDDARLLVKLLKGIPAKINLIPFNPWPGSAYECSDWEQIEKFSEYVFNAGYSSPVRTPRGRDILAACGQLKSETEKLSARERQALRAMAMTD
- a CDS encoding NADPH:quinone oxidoreductase family protein; the protein is MKAILCSQFCQPDDLVLAEVPDPVAGPGEAVIAIKAAALNFFDILMIQGKYQIKPPFPFSPGAEVAGIIESVGDGVTDLKVGDRVVASCGHNGAREKIALPAAAIVKIPDHLDFDRAAGIIIIYGTALHALEDRASPKPGETLAVLGAAGGTGLAACELGQLMGLKVIACASSDEKLAFAKQHGATLTLNYAKDDLKEGLRRLTDGKGADIIFDPVGGTYAEAALRSIAWEGRFLVIGFAAGDIPKMPLNLALLKGCDIRGVFWGAWTRLNPAKNRANLEKLVQWTADGKLSSHVDRTFPLAQTADALKVLAGRQAMGKVILHP